One Candidatus Dadabacteria bacterium genomic region harbors:
- a CDS encoding Dabb family protein — protein sequence MIKRMVMWKLKDSHEGMSKDELIAKFEQKIEGLKSAVPEIKTMELGKSFSELPVAYDVALYSEFDSKEDYEVFLKHPEHLKVGKFIRQIRTDVALVEYET from the coding sequence GTGATAAAACGTATGGTGATGTGGAAACTGAAGGATTCACACGAAGGAATGAGCAAGGATGAGCTTATTGCCAAGTTCGAACAGAAAATAGAGGGATTGAAAAGCGCTGTTCCGGAGATAAAGACTATGGAGCTTGGCAAGAGTTTTAGCGAACTTCCCGTCGCGTACGATGTAGCTCTCTATTCTGAGTTCGACTCGAAGGAAGATTACGAAGTTTTCCTGAAGCATCCCGAGCACTTGAAGGTCGGGAAGTTCATCCGGCAGATAAGAACGGACGTGGCTCTTGTCGAATACGAAACGTGA